The following proteins come from a genomic window of Sphaerisporangium rubeum:
- a CDS encoding enolase C-terminal domain-like protein yields the protein MPRVRELEVFRLVLPYGRRPESILVKLTDYGGMTGWGEAVHSAVRGDAGGGPSREADATLAKTWGTMEESLAPALLGVDWEHPDELGDVPGGSAVDLACWDLWTRMRGVPLAHALGGTRTSLIATVRLAAERSLEAMVARVNRHVCAGYAHVTLDIHPGWDVEPVRAVRQAYPALALAVDGRGAYTDLGDLPSLEAYDVTAIERPFGGPAGDADLDMHARLQERVNSTVAVEVHSVAAVEEAVAARAGTALLLRPSRFGSLRAARRAHDRAAEAAWDVTAAGGRGTGLARAATVAVASLPGCTLPSDVTEPPRSAQIVTPPVGASGGVVAVPLTQPGLGHLVDEDRVRRLASESFRF from the coding sequence ATGCCGCGCGTACGGGAGCTTGAGGTCTTCCGGCTTGTGCTGCCGTACGGCAGGCGGCCGGAGAGCATCCTTGTGAAGCTCACGGACTACGGCGGCATGACCGGCTGGGGGGAGGCCGTGCACTCCGCGGTGCGGGGGGACGCCGGCGGGGGGCCGTCGCGGGAGGCGGACGCGACGCTCGCCAAGACCTGGGGGACGATGGAGGAGTCGCTCGCGCCGGCGCTGCTCGGGGTCGACTGGGAGCATCCGGACGAGCTCGGTGACGTGCCGGGTGGCTCGGCGGTCGACCTCGCGTGCTGGGATCTGTGGACCCGCATGCGGGGGGTGCCGCTCGCGCACGCTCTCGGCGGCACCAGGACCTCGCTGATCGCCACGGTGCGCCTGGCCGCGGAGCGGTCCCTTGAGGCCATGGTCGCGCGGGTCAACCGGCACGTCTGCGCCGGGTACGCGCACGTCACGCTGGACATCCACCCGGGCTGGGACGTCGAGCCGGTGCGCGCGGTCCGGCAGGCCTACCCGGCGCTGGCCCTCGCCGTGGACGGCAGAGGCGCCTACACCGACCTCGGGGACCTGCCGTCCCTGGAGGCGTACGACGTGACCGCGATCGAGCGTCCGTTCGGCGGGCCGGCCGGTGACGCCGACCTCGACATGCACGCGCGTCTGCAGGAGCGGGTGAACTCCACGGTCGCCGTCGAGGTGCACTCGGTCGCGGCCGTCGAGGAGGCCGTCGCGGCACGGGCCGGCACGGCGCTGCTGCTGCGTCCGTCCCGTTTCGGTTCCCTGCGTGCCGCGCGCCGCGCGCACGACCGCGCCGCCGAGGCCGCGTGGGACGTCACCGCGGCCGGCGGTCGCGGCACGGGCCTCGCGCGCGCCGCCACGGTGGCGGTCGCCAGCCTCCCCGGCTGCACCCTGCCGAGCGACGTCACCGAGCCGCCGCGCAGCGCGCAGATCGTCACCCCGCCGGTCGGCGCGTCCGGCGGCGTGGTGGCCGTGCCGCTGACCCAGCCGGGCCTCGGCCACCTGGTCGACGAGGACCGCGTACGCCGCCTCGCGTCCGAGTCGTTCCGCTTCTGA
- a CDS encoding DUF5682 family protein, with the protein MLGVRHHGPGSARALVAELRRVRPDIVLIEGPPEADALVGLAGEPDMEPPVALLAHVPSEPSRAGFWPFAAFSPEWQAMRYALAAGVPVRFCDLPAAYSLAPSSRDAAGRDASKGPDAAQPPSASRDLDAAREPEGSRDHEVAEDGVEDFGPAGRDPIGRLAEAAGYDDAERWWEDVVEHRGDAPFEVIAEAMAAVREGYVPDEREARREAYMRKVVRGAFKDGYRRVAVVCGAWHVPALREIGPAAPDERLLRGLPRVKVEMTWVPWTYGRLASWSGYGAGVRSPGWYDHLFACPERPIERWMARAAAVLREEDLPVSSAHVIEGVRLAEGLAAIRGRPLAGLSEVTEAVRSVLCEGADLPVELIQRRMVVGERLGHVPDGTPMVPLQRDLRERMTRLRLRAEALERDLDLDLRKPLDLDRSRLLHRLGLLGVAWGVPREARGKGTFRESWRLEWRPEFDIELIEAGGYGTTVPAAASARVREFAARDRPLAELTDAAERCLLADLPDALTSVLSAVSARAALDSDVTHLMAALPSLVRAERYGDVRGTSAEGLSAIAESLLARIRAGLPAAVTGLDDDSARELLRHVDAVHTAVGLREDRRDGWLAVLSGIAARDDLHGLIGGRLTRILLDAGTVPAEEVSRRMSRAMSAGTPPARAAAWVEGFLAGSGLLLVHDSTLFTLVDTWLTTLTPEAFIDVLPLLRRTFGAFPVPERRTIATRVTTTHTARAATPEADARRAAPAVRTVLQILGAGGPSMSTRRN; encoded by the coding sequence GTGCTCGGGGTGCGGCATCACGGGCCGGGGTCGGCGCGGGCCCTTGTGGCGGAGCTGCGGCGGGTCCGGCCGGACATCGTGCTCATCGAGGGGCCGCCTGAGGCGGACGCGCTCGTCGGGCTGGCCGGGGAACCGGACATGGAGCCGCCGGTCGCACTGCTGGCGCACGTTCCCAGCGAGCCGTCGCGGGCTGGTTTCTGGCCGTTCGCGGCGTTCTCACCGGAATGGCAGGCCATGCGCTATGCGCTCGCGGCCGGCGTCCCGGTCCGCTTCTGCGACCTCCCCGCCGCGTACAGCCTGGCACCTTCTTCGCGCGACGCCGCCGGACGGGACGCCTCGAAGGGCCCGGACGCCGCGCAGCCGCCGAGTGCCTCGCGGGACCTGGATGCCGCTCGGGAACCGGAGGGGTCGCGCGATCACGAGGTCGCCGAGGACGGGGTCGAGGACTTCGGGCCCGCGGGGAGGGATCCGATCGGGAGGCTGGCGGAGGCGGCCGGGTATGACGACGCGGAGCGGTGGTGGGAGGACGTCGTCGAGCATCGGGGGGACGCGCCGTTCGAGGTGATCGCCGAGGCGATGGCGGCGGTGCGGGAAGGGTACGTGCCGGACGAGCGTGAGGCTCGGCGTGAGGCGTACATGCGCAAGGTCGTCCGGGGAGCGTTCAAGGACGGGTACCGGCGGGTGGCGGTCGTCTGCGGGGCCTGGCATGTGCCGGCGTTGCGGGAGATCGGGCCGGCCGCGCCGGACGAGCGGCTGCTGCGGGGGCTGCCGAGGGTCAAGGTCGAGATGACCTGGGTGCCGTGGACGTACGGACGGCTCGCGTCCTGGAGCGGGTACGGGGCCGGGGTCCGGTCGCCGGGGTGGTACGACCACCTGTTCGCCTGTCCGGAACGGCCGATCGAGCGGTGGATGGCGCGGGCCGCGGCGGTGCTCAGGGAGGAGGACCTGCCGGTCTCCTCGGCGCACGTCATCGAAGGGGTACGGCTGGCCGAAGGGCTCGCGGCGATCCGGGGACGGCCGCTCGCCGGGTTGAGCGAGGTCACCGAAGCGGTCAGGTCCGTGTTGTGCGAGGGGGCCGACCTGCCGGTGGAGCTGATCCAGCGGCGCATGGTCGTGGGGGAGCGGCTCGGCCACGTCCCGGACGGCACCCCCATGGTGCCGTTGCAGCGGGACCTGCGCGAACGCATGACGCGGCTCCGGCTGCGTGCCGAGGCCCTGGAGCGCGACCTCGACCTCGACCTGCGCAAACCGCTCGACCTCGACCGCAGCCGCCTGCTGCACCGGCTCGGGCTGCTCGGCGTGGCCTGGGGGGTGCCGCGAGAGGCGAGAGGCAAGGGGACGTTCCGGGAGTCGTGGCGGCTCGAGTGGCGTCCGGAGTTCGACATCGAGCTGATCGAGGCCGGCGGGTACGGCACCACCGTCCCCGCCGCCGCGTCGGCACGGGTACGGGAGTTCGCCGCGCGGGACCGGCCGCTCGCCGAGCTCACCGACGCCGCCGAGCGGTGCCTGCTCGCGGACCTGCCGGACGCGCTGACGTCGGTGCTGTCGGCCGTGTCGGCGCGCGCCGCGCTCGACAGCGACGTCACCCACCTGATGGCCGCGCTGCCGTCCCTGGTGCGCGCCGAGCGGTACGGCGACGTGCGCGGCACCTCCGCCGAAGGGCTGAGTGCCATCGCCGAGTCGCTGCTCGCGCGCATCCGAGCCGGCCTGCCGGCGGCCGTCACCGGCCTCGACGACGACTCGGCCCGCGAGCTGCTGCGCCACGTGGACGCCGTGCACACCGCCGTGGGCCTGCGCGAGGACCGGCGCGACGGCTGGCTGGCCGTCCTGTCCGGCATCGCCGCGCGCGACGACCTGCACGGCCTCATCGGCGGCCGGCTCACCCGCATCCTGCTCGACGCCGGCACCGTCCCCGCCGAGGAGGTGTCACGCCGCATGTCCCGCGCCATGTCGGCAGGCACGCCACCGGCCCGCGCCGCCGCCTGGGTCGAGGGCTTCCTGGCCGGCAGCGGCCTGCTCCTGGTGCACGACTCGACCCTGTTCACCCTGGTCGACACCTGGCTGACCACCCTCACCCCCGAGGCCTTCATCGACGTCCTCCCCCTGCTCCGCCGCACCTTCGGCGCCTTCCCGGTCCCGGAACGCCGCACCATAGCCACCCGCGTCACCACCACCCACACAGCCCGAGCCGCCACCCCGGAGGCCGACGCACGGCGCGCGGCCCCGGCCGTCCGCACCGTCCTGCAGATCTTGGGGGCCGGCGGGCCGTCGATGTCGACCAGGAGGAACTGA
- a CDS encoding VWA domain-containing protein yields MDERARRWRMVLGGEAGGAAGELSGDDARMDAALAALYDSGGSGEGSGGGAAGDARRGAGLGGSAPRVARWLGDIRSYFPSTVVQVMQKDAIDRLNLTRLLLEPEMLEAVEPDVHLVGTLISLNRVMPETARRSARAVVAKVVADLERRLARRTMTAVSGALDRSARTSRPRRVADIDWDRTIRANLKNYLPERRTVVPSRMVGYARRQRAVLRDVTLCVDQSGSMAASVVYSSVFGAVLASMRSLRTSLVVFDTSVVDLTDQLHDPVELLFGTQLGGGTDINRAIAYCQGLITRPADSIFILISDLYEGGVREEMLRRVAAMTASGIQVIVLLALSDEGQPHYDHENAQALAALGVPAFACTPDAFPELMAAAIERRDITQWAERTLSVRGRH; encoded by the coding sequence ATGGACGAGCGAGCGCGTAGATGGCGGATGGTGCTCGGCGGGGAGGCCGGTGGGGCCGCCGGGGAGTTGTCGGGGGACGACGCGCGGATGGACGCGGCGCTCGCGGCGCTGTACGACAGCGGGGGATCGGGGGAGGGGTCCGGTGGCGGCGCGGCGGGGGACGCGCGGCGGGGGGCCGGGCTCGGGGGGTCGGCGCCTCGGGTGGCCCGGTGGCTGGGGGACATCCGGTCGTACTTCCCCTCCACCGTGGTGCAGGTCATGCAGAAGGACGCCATCGATCGGCTCAACCTCACCCGGCTGCTGCTCGAGCCCGAGATGCTGGAGGCGGTCGAGCCGGACGTCCATCTGGTCGGCACGCTGATCTCGTTGAACCGCGTCATGCCGGAGACCGCGCGCAGGTCGGCGCGCGCGGTCGTGGCGAAGGTCGTGGCGGACCTGGAGCGCCGGCTCGCGCGGCGCACCATGACGGCGGTGTCGGGTGCGCTGGACCGCTCGGCGCGCACGTCACGGCCGCGGCGGGTCGCCGACATCGATTGGGACCGCACCATCAGGGCCAACCTCAAGAACTACCTGCCGGAGCGGCGCACCGTCGTGCCGTCGCGGATGGTCGGGTACGCGCGCCGGCAACGGGCCGTGCTGCGCGACGTCACCCTGTGTGTGGACCAGAGCGGGTCGATGGCGGCGTCGGTGGTGTACTCCAGCGTGTTCGGCGCGGTCCTCGCGTCGATGCGTTCGCTCAGGACGTCCCTGGTGGTGTTCGACACCAGCGTCGTCGACCTCACCGACCAGCTCCACGACCCGGTGGAGCTGCTGTTCGGCACCCAGCTCGGTGGCGGCACCGACATCAACCGCGCCATCGCCTACTGCCAGGGCCTGATCACCCGGCCCGCCGACTCCATCTTCATCCTGATCAGCGACCTGTACGAAGGCGGTGTCCGCGAGGAGATGCTCCGCCGGGTCGCCGCCATGACCGCCTCAGGCATCCAGGTGATCGTCCTGCTGGCCCTCTCCGACGAGGGCCAGCCCCACTACGACCACGAGAACGCGCAGGCCCTCGCCGCCTTAGGCGTCCCGGCGTTCGCCTGCACCCCGGACGCCTTCCCCGAGCTCATGGCCGCCGCCATCGAACGCAGGGACATCACCCAGTGGGCCGAACGCACCCTTTCCGTCCGCGGCCGCCACTGA
- a CDS encoding DUF5691 domain-containing protein produces MSTVVEWERLVSAALVGVERRPEGDVLGRAAAHVVGMRAGQPPRHGEPLPAAPGEEQAMVPRAAGDRLARILDGEQPRLLPEWLEAAAARGYRLPPELLPQVLDHGARDRSLRAPIGVLAGARGRWLAGLNPAWAYVQDEATPVTVPEPVVTTGTAAPGPPMDLWEYGTRGDRLAYLRTLRRADPAQARELLLQGWAKEGPEDRAAFVNALADGLSMDDEPFLEDALDDRRREVRGQAADLLTRLPGSRLGRRMAARAERCLTLSGDRLVAEPPAECDAAMERDGIRSRAPAGTGQGSWWLQQVVARTPLTFWTGRFGLPPKQIVRLKVEEWPREVRLGWERAVVLQNDPEWARALFAVEPLTDLLAVLPPAERAGQAAELVRGQPVDGQLIMMLGGIPGPWGPALTDAVLDKIVETVGHQPWNLGELTRLAGERADPSGHATAASRSPEPAVQDVADVLRFRHAMLTELGPP; encoded by the coding sequence GTGAGCACGGTCGTGGAGTGGGAGCGGCTGGTGTCGGCGGCGCTTGTGGGGGTGGAGCGGCGGCCGGAAGGCGATGTGCTCGGACGCGCGGCGGCGCATGTCGTCGGCATGCGGGCCGGTCAGCCGCCGCGCCATGGGGAGCCGCTGCCTGCGGCACCCGGTGAGGAGCAGGCGATGGTGCCGCGTGCCGCGGGTGACCGGCTGGCGCGCATCCTGGACGGCGAGCAGCCGCGGCTGCTCCCCGAGTGGCTGGAGGCCGCCGCCGCGCGCGGCTACCGCCTGCCTCCCGAGCTGCTGCCGCAGGTGCTCGACCACGGTGCGCGCGACCGTTCGCTGCGCGCTCCCATCGGGGTGCTCGCCGGGGCCCGCGGCCGGTGGCTGGCCGGCCTCAACCCCGCCTGGGCCTACGTCCAGGACGAGGCCACCCCGGTCACCGTGCCGGAGCCGGTCGTCACGACGGGAACGGCCGCGCCGGGGCCGCCGATGGACCTCTGGGAGTACGGCACACGCGGCGACCGCCTCGCGTACCTGCGGACGCTGCGGCGCGCCGACCCGGCGCAGGCACGCGAGCTGCTCCTCCAGGGCTGGGCCAAGGAAGGCCCCGAGGACCGCGCCGCGTTCGTCAACGCGCTCGCCGATGGCCTGTCCATGGACGACGAGCCGTTCCTTGAGGACGCGCTGGACGACCGCAGGCGCGAGGTCCGCGGCCAGGCCGCCGACCTGCTCACCAGGCTCCCCGGGTCGAGGCTCGGCCGCCGTATGGCCGCGCGGGCCGAGAGGTGCCTGACGCTGTCCGGCGACCGCCTCGTCGCCGAGCCTCCCGCCGAGTGCGACGCCGCCATGGAGCGCGACGGCATCCGTTCACGAGCCCCCGCAGGCACCGGCCAGGGAAGCTGGTGGCTCCAACAGGTCGTCGCACGCACCCCTCTCACCTTCTGGACCGGCCGGTTCGGCCTTCCGCCGAAGCAGATCGTCCGGTTGAAGGTCGAGGAGTGGCCGCGCGAGGTCAGGCTCGGCTGGGAACGCGCCGTGGTGCTCCAGAACGACCCCGAGTGGGCTCGCGCGCTGTTCGCCGTGGAGCCCCTCACCGACCTGCTCGCCGTCCTGCCACCGGCCGAGCGCGCGGGCCAGGCCGCCGAGCTGGTGCGAGGCCAGCCCGTGGACGGCCAGCTGATCATGATGCTCGGCGGCATCCCCGGCCCCTGGGGCCCGGCCCTCACCGATGCCGTCCTCGACAAGATCGTCGAAACCGTCGGCCACCAGCCCTGGAACCTCGGCGAACTCACCCGCCTCGCCGGCGAGCGCGCCGACCCCTCCGGCCACGCGACCGCGGCCTCCCGTTCCCCCGAACCCGCCGTCCAGGACGTCGCCGACGTCCTCCGCTTCCGCCACGCCATGCTCACCGAGCTGGGACCACCGTGA
- a CDS encoding ATP-binding protein: MTVLRPHAEDQYAEELAVLAKTDDRSRPPGWRLSPWAVTTYILGDGDQISPKYIGPRRVVEVAVATLATDRALLLLGVPGTAKTWLSEHLAAAISGDSTLLVQGTAGTAEEAVRYGWNYARLLAEGPSREALTPSPVMRAMAEGRLARIEELTRMPSDVQDALITVLSEKTMPVPELATEVQATRGFNVIATANDRDRGVNELSSALRRRFNTVVLPVPATEDEEVDIVSRRVTQLGRALELPETTTAMEEIRRVVTVFRELRSGATTDGRATVKSPSGTLSTAEAISVLTSGIALAAHFGDGVLRPADVAAGIVGAVIQDPVSDRVIWNEYLETVVRERPEWRDFYRACRDA, encoded by the coding sequence ATGACAGTCCTGCGTCCGCACGCGGAAGATCAATATGCCGAGGAGCTGGCGGTTCTCGCCAAGACCGACGACCGGTCGCGGCCGCCGGGGTGGCGGCTGTCGCCGTGGGCCGTGACGACCTACATCCTCGGGGACGGGGATCAGATCAGCCCCAAGTACATCGGGCCGCGGCGGGTCGTCGAGGTGGCGGTCGCGACGCTCGCCACCGATCGGGCCCTGCTGCTGCTCGGTGTGCCGGGCACGGCGAAGACGTGGCTGTCGGAGCACCTCGCGGCGGCGATCAGCGGGGACTCGACGTTGCTGGTGCAGGGGACGGCGGGGACGGCCGAGGAGGCGGTCAGGTACGGGTGGAACTACGCGCGGCTGCTCGCGGAGGGGCCGTCCCGTGAGGCGCTCACCCCGAGCCCGGTGATGCGGGCCATGGCCGAGGGCCGGCTGGCGCGGATCGAGGAGCTCACCCGCATGCCGTCCGACGTGCAGGACGCGCTGATCACCGTCCTGTCGGAGAAGACCATGCCGGTGCCGGAGCTCGCGACGGAGGTGCAGGCCACCCGCGGCTTCAACGTGATCGCCACCGCCAACGACCGCGACCGCGGGGTCAACGAGCTGTCCAGCGCGCTGCGGCGCCGCTTCAACACCGTCGTGCTTCCCGTCCCCGCCACCGAGGACGAGGAGGTCGACATCGTGTCCCGCCGCGTCACCCAGCTCGGCCGCGCTCTTGAGCTGCCGGAGACCACCACCGCGATGGAGGAGATCCGCCGCGTCGTCACCGTCTTCCGCGAGCTCCGCTCCGGCGCCACCACCGACGGCCGCGCCACCGTCAAGTCCCCGAGCGGCACCCTCAGCACCGCCGAGGCCATCTCCGTCCTCACGAGCGGCATCGCCCTGGCCGCGCACTTCGGCGACGGCGTCCTGCGTCCCGCCGACGTCGCCGCCGGTATCGTCGGCGCCGTCATCCAGGACCCCGTCTCCGACCGCGTCATCTGGAACGAGTACCTCGAAACCGTCGTCCGCGAGCGTCCGGAGTGGCGCGACTTCTACCGGGCCTGCCGCGATGCCTGA